A region of Mustela lutreola isolate mMusLut2 chromosome 17, mMusLut2.pri, whole genome shotgun sequence DNA encodes the following proteins:
- the ELFN1 gene encoding protein ELFN1 gives MAGCLWGALWACVAAAILLHAGGLARGDCWLIEGDKGFVWLAICSQNQPPYEAIPQQINSTIVDLRLNENRIRSVHYASLSRFGNLTYLNLTKNEIGYIEDGAFSGQFNLQVLQLGYNRLRNLTEGVLRGLAKLEYLYLQANLIEVVTPGAFWECPNVINVDLSMNRIQRLHGTTFAGLARLSVCELYSNPFYCSCELLGFLRWLAAFANATHAHDRVQCESPPLYAGYFLLGQGRHGQRSILAKLQSVCTDGAYVAEPPPVPGRLPPGRAPPPPPPPPPPEPSEPPCADEDCFSGDGTTPLVALPTLAPQAEARPLLKVKQLTQNSATITVQLPSPFTRMYTLEHFNNSRSSTVSRLTKPQEEIRLTNLYTLTNYTYCVVSTSSGLHHNHTCLTIGLPKPPGPPGPVPSPSTATHYIMTILGCLFGMVLVLGAVYYCLRRRRRQEEKHKKAAAAGSLKKTIIELKYGPELEAPGLAPLSQGPLLGPEATTRIPYLAAGEMEPYKLAESGETPKASKGSYMEVRTGEPAERRDCELGRPGPDSQSSVAEISTIAKEVDKVNQIINNCIDALKSEATSFQGGKAGTGAVSAAEPQLVLLSEPLAGKHGFLAPVYKDAFGHGLQRHHSVEAATGPPRASSSSSGSARSPRAFRAEATSAHKAAAAEAKYIEKSSPATDAILTVTPAAAVLRAEAEKGRHYGEHRHSYPGSHPAEPPAPPAPPPHESLGGRKASILEPLTRPRPRELAYSPLSPQYHNLSYSSSPEYACRASQSIWERLRLSRRRHKDHEEFMAAGHALRKKVQFAKDEDLHDILDYWKGVSAQHKS, from the coding sequence ATGGCTGGGTGCCTCTGGGGCGCGCTATGGGCGTGCGTGGCGGCCGCCATCCTGCTGCACGCGGGCGGCCTGGCCCGCGGAGACTGCTGGCTGATCGAGGGCGACAAGGGTTTCGTGTGGCTGGCCATCTGCAGCCAGAACCAGCCGCCCTACGAGGCCATCCCGCAGCAGATCAACAGCACCATCGTGGACCTACGGCTGAACGAGAACCGGATCCGCAGCGTGCACTACGCCTCGCTGAGCCGCTTCGGCAACCTCACGTACCTCAACCTCACCAAGAACGAGATCGGCTACATTGAGGACGGCGCCTTCTCTGGCCAGTTCAACCTGCAGGTGCTGCAGCTGGGCTACAACCGGCTGCGGAACCTGACGGAGGGCGTGCTGCGCGGGCTGGCCAAGCTCGAGTACCTGTACCTGCAGGCCAACCTCATCGAGGTGGTCACGCCTGGCGCCTTCTGGGAGTGCCCCAACGTCATCAACGTCGACCTGTCCATGAACCGCATCCAGCGGCTGCACGGCACCACCTTCGCCGGCCTGGCCCGGCTGTCCGTGTGCGAGCTCTACAGCAACCCCTTCTACTGCTCCTGCGAGCTCCTGGGCTTCCTGCGCTGGCTGGCTGCCTTCGCCAACGCCACGCACGCCCACGACCGCGTGCAGTGTGAGTCGCCACCACTCTACGCCGGCTACTTCCTGCTGGGCCAGGGCCGCCACGGCCAGCGCAGCATCCTCGCCAAGCTGCAGTCCGTGTGCACCGACGGCGCCTACGTGGCTGAGCCACCCCCTGTGCCGGGACGCCTGCCCCCGGGCCGTgcgcccccaccacccccacccccgccgccccccgaGCCCAGCGAGCCCCCCTGTGCCGATGAGGACTGCTTCTCCGGTGACGGCACCACGCCACTGGTGGCGCTGCCCACGCTGGCCCCCCAGGCTGAGGCACGGCCCCTCCTCAAGGTCAAGCAGCTGACACAGAACTCGGCCACTATCACGGTGCAGCTGCCCAGCCCGTTCACGCGCATGTACACGCTGGAGCATTTCAACAACAGCCGCTCATCCACCGTGTCCCGGCTGACCAAGCCGCAGGAGGAGATCCGCCTGACCAACCTATACACGCTCACCAACTACACCTACTGTGTGGTGTCCACCAGCTCTGGCCTGCACCACAACCACACCTGCCTCACCATCGGCCTGCCCAAGCCACCCGGCCCGCCCGGTCCCGTGCCCAGCCCGTCCACGGCCACGCACTACATCATGACCATCCTGGGCTGCCTCTTCGGcatggtgctggtgctgggcGCCGTCTACTACTGCCTGCGCCGGCGGAGGCGCCAGGAGGAAAAGCACAAGAAGGCGGCCGCGGCCGGCAGCCTCAAGAAGACCATCATCGAGCTCAAGTACGGGCCCGAGCTGGAGGCCCCCGGCCTGGCCCCGCTGTCCCAGGGCCCGCTGCTGGGCCCCGAGGCCACCACCCGCATCCCATACCTGGCAGCCGGCGAGATGGAGCCGTACAAGCTGGCAGAGAGCGGCGAGACACCCAAGGCCAGCAAGGGCAGCTACATGGAGGTGCGCACGGGCGAGCCTGCAGAGCGCAGGGACTGTGAGCTGGGCCGGCCCGGCCCCGACAGCCAGAGCTCGGTGGCCGAGATCTCCACCATCGCCAAGGAGGTGGACAAGGTCAACCAGATCATCAACAATTGCATCGACGCGCTCAAGTCTGAGGCCACCTCCTTCCAGGGCGGCAAGGCCGGCACCGGGGCCGTGTCCGCGGCTGAGCCACAGCTGGTGCTGCTGTCGGAGCCGCTGGCCGGCAAGCACGGCTTCCTGGCGCCCGTCTACAAGGACGCCTTTGGCCACGGTCTGCAGCGGCACCACAGCGTGGAGGCGGCCACCGGCCCGCCGCGTGCCAGCTCCTCGTCCAGCGGCTCCGCACGCAGCCCGCGAGCCTTCCGCGCCGAGGCCACCAGCGCCCACAAGGCTGCAGCTGCCGAGGCCAAGTACATTGAGAAGAGCTCCCCCGCCACCGACGCCATCCTCACTGTGACACCCGCGGCCGCCGTGCTGCGGGCCGAGGCCGAGAAAGGCCGCCACTATGGCGAGCACCGGCACTCATACCCCGGCTCCCACCCGGCCgagccccccgcgccccccgcgcccccgccccatGAGAGCCTGGGCGGCCGCAAGGCGTCCATCCTGGAGCCGCTGACCCGGCCGCGGCCTCGCGAGCTGGCCTACTCACCGCTGTCCCCGCAGTACCACAACCTGAGCTACTCCTCCAGCCCCGAGTATGCCTGCAGGGCCTCCCAGAGCATCTGGGAGCGCCTCAGACTGAGCCGCCGGCGCCACAAGGACCACGAGGAGTTCATGGCGGCCGGCCATGCCCTGCGCAAGAAGGTTCAGTTCGCCAAAGACGAGGACCTGCACGACATCCTGGACTACTGGAAGGGCGTGTCGGCCCAGCACAAGTCCTGA